Proteins from a single region of Anastrepha ludens isolate Willacy chromosome 5, idAnaLude1.1, whole genome shotgun sequence:
- the LOC128864658 gene encoding uncharacterized protein LOC128864658, with amino-acid sequence MKLFTGLFVIALVFVLAKGRRGDRGLGRRGGPRGPPSDDSWGPPRYPSWGPPRYHPRGPPRYPSWGPPHYQPWGPPRYAPWGPPRHGPGCGPSGPSSASPNASSTAYPPASNASSTASPPVPNASSTASPPALNASSTASPPAPNDTFSSTTVAP; translated from the exons ATGAAATTATTTACGGGACTATTTGTTATTGCTTTAGTATTCGTCCTCGCCAAAG GAAGACGAGGTGACCGAGGACTTGGTAGGCGAGGAGGACCAAGAGGGCCACCTAGTGATGACTCATGGGGTCCCCCCCGTTATCCCTCATGGGGTCCACCCCGTTATCACCCACGGGGTCCGCCCCGTTATCCCTCATGGGGTCCACCCCATTATCAGCCATGGGGTCCCCCCCGTTATGCCCCATGGGGTCCCCCTCGTCATGGTCCTGGTTGTGGTCCTAGTGGTCCTTCAAGTGCTTCCCCAAATGCATCTTCAACTGCGTATCCACCCGCATCTAACGCATCTTCAACTGCGTCTCCACCCGTACCTAACGCATCTTCAACTGCGTCTCCACCCGCACTTAACGCATCTTCAACTGCGTCTCCACCCGCACCTAACGACACTTTCTCATCTACAACTGTGGCGCCATAA
- the LOC128865179 gene encoding S-antigen protein-like yields MKLFTGIFVIALVVVLAEGQRGGPGGPRGRGGPRGQRRQGGPGGPGGPGGPQGFGGPGGPGGLYGPRGPRGPGGPGGPQGFGGPGGPGGLDGPRGPRGPGGPGGPGGRRGCGQAPPPPPPPFLPSNSTLSPSNSTAAPSNSTTTTTTVAPSSNSTTTTTTVAPSSNSTTSTTVASP; encoded by the exons ATGAAATTATTTACGGGaatatttgttattgctttaGTAGTCGTCCTAGCCGAAG GACAACGAGGCGGTCCAGGTGGACCAAGAGGCCGAGGTGGACCAAGAGGACAAAGGAGGCAAGGTGGCCCAGGAGGCCCAGGTGGACCAGGAGGACCACAAGGATTTGGTGGTCCAGGTGGACCAGGAGGCCTATATGGGCCCAGAGGACCAAGGGGACCAGGAGGCCCAGGTGGACCACAAGGATTTGGTGGTCCAGGTGGACCAGGAGGCCTAGATGGACCCAGAGGACCAAGGGGACCAGGAGGCCCAGGTGGTCCAGGTGGCCGCCGTGGTTGTGGTCAAGCTCCTCCTCCACCTCCACCTCCATTCCTACCCTCAAACTCCACTCTCTCCCCTTCGAACTCAACAGCCGCACCCTCAAACTCAACTACCACAACCACAACTGTGGCACCTTCAAGTAACTCAACTACCACAACCACAACTGTGGCACCTTCAAGTAACTCAACAACTTCAACAACAGTTGCTTCGCCTTAA